Proteins from a genomic interval of Cognatishimia sp. WU-CL00825:
- a CDS encoding tricarboxylate transporter, with the protein MTKFDFTRRAALSVIAAAGLAAPAAAEVDFSGKTIEWVIPFSETGGSAKWANFFAPLLSEALPGAPTVVVKFMPGAGSTKGANWFQSQKHKDGTLLFGTSGSTQFPYLLGDPRVRYEYNDWNTVMASGTGGVAYLNAEDGAKFDGSANGLQDIDFIYGSQGATRLDLVPLLAWEMLGMNVEPVFGIKGRGDGRLMFERGEATIDYQTSSGYLGGSAPLVEAGQAVPMMTWGALDADGNIVRDPTFPDIATFKEVCEATEGCETSGDAWDAWKAFFVAGFPVQKLAFLPAGTPQDVIDTYIEAFNEVVARADFAEISSKRVGKYPVFTGAGSQDALATATKVPASAKGFVVGWLKDAYGVSLK; encoded by the coding sequence ATGACCAAATTTGATTTTACACGCCGCGCTGCGTTGAGTGTAATTGCCGCCGCAGGGCTCGCAGCCCCAGCTGCGGCAGAGGTCGATTTTTCAGGCAAAACCATCGAGTGGGTGATCCCATTTTCTGAAACTGGGGGGTCTGCCAAATGGGCTAACTTCTTTGCGCCATTGTTGTCAGAAGCGTTGCCAGGCGCACCGACAGTTGTCGTGAAATTCATGCCAGGGGCAGGGTCCACCAAAGGGGCAAACTGGTTCCAGTCGCAAAAACACAAAGACGGCACACTGCTGTTTGGAACGTCTGGCTCGACGCAATTCCCCTATTTGCTGGGCGACCCGCGTGTGCGTTATGAATATAACGATTGGAACACCGTTATGGCGTCGGGCACAGGTGGTGTGGCCTATTTGAATGCCGAAGATGGTGCCAAATTTGATGGCTCGGCCAATGGCCTACAAGACATCGATTTCATTTATGGTTCTCAGGGGGCAACCCGTCTGGATCTGGTGCCTTTGCTGGCATGGGAAATGCTGGGCATGAACGTTGAACCGGTATTTGGCATCAAGGGACGCGGCGATGGGCGTTTGATGTTTGAGCGTGGCGAAGCCACCATCGACTATCAGACCTCGTCCGGGTACCTAGGTGGATCTGCGCCACTGGTCGAAGCCGGCCAAGCAGTGCCGATGATGACTTGGGGCGCGCTTGATGCGGATGGCAACATTGTGCGTGATCCAACATTCCCAGACATCGCGACCTTCAAAGAAGTTTGTGAGGCCACTGAGGGTTGTGAGACTTCTGGAGACGCTTGGGATGCTTGGAAAGCCTTCTTCGTTGCAGGCTTTCCGGTGCAAAAACTGGCCTTCCTGCCAGCAGGCACACCACAAGACGTGATTGATACTTACATCGAAGCATTCAATGAAGTTGTGGCCCGTGCAGACTTTGCCGAGATTTCATCCAAGCGGGTTGGTAAATACCCTGTCTTTACGGGTGCTGGGTCGCAAGACGCGTTGGCAACAGCCACGAAAGTGCCTGCGTCTGCCAAGGGATTTGTTGTTGGCTGGCTTAAAGATGCTTACGGCGTTTCGCTGAAGTAA